Proteins from a genomic interval of Candidatus Deferrimicrobium borealis:
- a CDS encoding tripartite tricarboxylate transporter permease: MLFSWDLLLTGFVDALTWSNLFWAFVGCLVGTLIGVLPGIGPSAGIAILLPMTTMIPPTSGIIMMAAIYYGAMYGGSTTAIVVNIPGEASSVPTCIDGYEMAKQGRAGAALGISAISSFVAGTLGLVGLTFFAPLLANFALAFGPPEYFALMFMGLSLVISLSGRALLKGMIATSIGLLSSLIGQNPLTGAARLTFGVVDLMAGLNFISIIIGLFAVSEVMINVERAATHIYGTKIRGWMPTWAEIRQCGWTMVRSSGIGFFLGLLPGCAPAVTTFIAYDVEKRVSKTPERFGKGAIEGVAAPEGANNATSSAGFVPLFAFGLPTGPALAVLMGGLMMYGLQPGPMLFQTNPQFVWAVIASMYIGNVILLVMNLPLVGFWARIALIPFPVLGPLIILCSVIGAYSIRFMLFDVWVALLFGVVGYAMRKLHFPIAPLVLATVLAQMLETSLQQSLLISQGSWLIFFNRPIAGFFMALALASIARGIWIQVRSHAPEIAIDDADV; encoded by the coding sequence GTGCTCTTCTCCTGGGACCTGCTGCTCACCGGCTTCGTCGACGCGCTCACCTGGTCGAACCTTTTCTGGGCGTTCGTCGGGTGCCTCGTCGGAACGCTGATCGGCGTCCTTCCCGGGATCGGCCCCTCCGCGGGGATCGCGATCCTGCTCCCCATGACGACGATGATCCCCCCGACCTCGGGGATCATCATGATGGCGGCGATCTATTACGGCGCCATGTACGGCGGCTCCACGACCGCGATCGTGGTCAACATCCCCGGCGAGGCGTCGTCCGTGCCGACATGCATCGACGGCTACGAGATGGCCAAACAGGGGCGGGCGGGCGCAGCCTTGGGGATCTCCGCCATCTCCTCCTTCGTGGCGGGCACCCTCGGGCTGGTGGGGCTCACCTTCTTCGCGCCCCTGCTCGCCAATTTCGCGCTCGCCTTCGGACCCCCGGAATATTTCGCCCTGATGTTCATGGGCCTGAGCCTCGTCATCAGCCTTTCGGGCCGCGCCCTCCTGAAAGGGATGATCGCCACCTCCATCGGCCTGCTCTCGTCCCTCATCGGCCAGAACCCCCTGACGGGAGCCGCCCGCCTCACCTTCGGGGTGGTCGACCTCATGGCGGGGCTGAACTTCATCAGCATCATCATCGGGCTGTTCGCCGTGAGCGAGGTGATGATCAACGTCGAGCGGGCGGCGACCCACATCTACGGGACGAAGATCCGCGGGTGGATGCCGACCTGGGCGGAGATCCGGCAATGCGGATGGACCATGGTCCGTTCGTCCGGGATCGGCTTCTTCCTCGGGCTGCTGCCCGGGTGCGCCCCCGCGGTGACGACCTTCATCGCGTACGACGTCGAAAAGAGGGTCTCGAAAACCCCGGAGCGGTTCGGGAAGGGGGCGATCGAGGGGGTCGCGGCGCCGGAAGGGGCGAACAACGCGACCTCCAGCGCCGGCTTCGTCCCGCTCTTCGCCTTCGGGCTCCCGACCGGCCCCGCGCTCGCCGTGCTGATGGGCGGCCTCATGATGTACGGGCTCCAGCCGGGACCGATGCTCTTCCAGACGAACCCGCAGTTCGTCTGGGCGGTCATCGCCAGCATGTACATCGGGAACGTGATCCTCCTGGTGATGAACCTTCCGCTCGTGGGATTCTGGGCGCGGATCGCCCTCATCCCGTTCCCGGTCCTCGGGCCCCTCATCATCCTCTGCTCCGTGATCGGGGCGTACAGCATCCGGTTCATGCTCTTCGACGTCTGGGTCGCGCTCCTGTTCGGGGTCGTCGGCTACGCGATGCGGAAGCTGCACTTCCCGATCGCTCCGCTGGTGCTCGCCACCGTCCTCGCGCAGATGCTCGAGACGTCCCTGCAGCAGTCGCTCCTGATCTCGCAGGGCTCCTGGTTGATCTTCTTCAACCGGCCCATCGCCGGCTTCTTCATGGCCCTGGCCCTCGCCTCCATCGCGAGGGGGATCTGGATCCAGGTCCGCTCCCACGCCCCCGAAATCGCCATCGACGACGCGGACGTGTGA
- a CDS encoding tripartite tricarboxylate transporter TctB family protein: protein MRSQRKCDLAAGAFIAFLGAVVILAASQIRGDADERLPPRTLPYVVGFTTLAGGLGLAVKAYRFHGEDPEIQWPEKDGWVRIGVNLLLLALFTALMDPLGMPITTGLYVAGAIWYMDRKRILAALLTGAGSALVVYYLFIRFLELTFPLGPLGQ, encoded by the coding sequence TTGCGCAGCCAGAGGAAGTGCGACCTCGCCGCGGGCGCGTTCATCGCCTTCCTCGGGGCGGTGGTGATCCTGGCGGCGTCGCAGATCCGGGGCGACGCCGATGAGCGGCTGCCGCCCCGCACTCTCCCCTACGTCGTCGGCTTCACGACGCTCGCCGGGGGGCTGGGCCTCGCCGTCAAGGCGTACCGGTTCCACGGGGAGGACCCGGAGATCCAGTGGCCGGAGAAGGACGGCTGGGTCCGGATCGGGGTGAACCTTCTGCTGCTCGCCCTCTTCACCGCGCTCATGGATCCGCTCGGGATGCCGATCACCACCGGGCTGTACGTCGCCGGCGCGATCTGGTACATGGATCGAAAGCGGATCCTGGCCGCGCTGCTCACCGGCGCCGGCTCCGCCCTCGTCGTCTATTACCTGTTCATCCGGTTCCTCGAACTGACCTTCCCGCTGGGCCCCCTGGGACAGTAG
- a CDS encoding tripartite tricarboxylate transporter substrate binding protein: MKRTHAVAGIALLCLAALCLGAEVRSAWSEEKPFPTHQITYMVCFDPGGQSDREARRQAPLLEKLLGQKVIIDYKIGGGGALGWRTLTKAKPDGYTMAGFNVPHVILQPLQQDVGYKTEEINPVFIFHKTPLALAVLETSPFKTLKDLVDHAKKNPYLVSVGGSGAYTGYHMATLRFEKLIGTRLTYVPYTGAAPQMTSFLGGHITAVFGASDDLTRFRDKIRVLGFATEKRFPGFPDVPTLKEQGFDMVEGVDRGIAVPPNTPPNVIKTLEAAFMDIARRPEFQEEQRKGGFIPLAMGHEEVMEYMKKMTALYTELAKGLKK, encoded by the coding sequence ATGAAACGGACGCACGCCGTCGCGGGAATCGCCTTGCTGTGCCTCGCCGCACTTTGCCTGGGGGCGGAAGTCCGTTCCGCCTGGAGCGAGGAGAAACCGTTCCCCACCCACCAGATCACCTACATGGTCTGCTTCGACCCGGGCGGGCAGTCGGACCGCGAGGCGCGCAGGCAGGCGCCGCTGCTGGAAAAGCTCCTCGGCCAGAAGGTCATCATCGACTACAAGATCGGCGGGGGCGGGGCGCTCGGATGGAGGACGCTCACCAAGGCGAAGCCGGACGGGTACACGATGGCGGGGTTCAACGTCCCCCACGTCATCCTTCAGCCGCTGCAGCAGGACGTCGGCTACAAGACGGAAGAGATCAACCCCGTCTTCATCTTCCACAAGACTCCCCTGGCGCTGGCGGTCCTCGAGACCAGCCCGTTCAAGACCTTAAAGGACCTGGTCGACCACGCGAAGAAGAACCCTTACCTCGTTTCCGTCGGGGGGTCGGGTGCCTACACGGGCTACCACATGGCGACGCTCCGGTTCGAGAAGCTGATCGGCACCAGGCTCACCTACGTCCCCTACACCGGGGCGGCCCCCCAGATGACGAGCTTTCTCGGGGGTCACATCACGGCGGTCTTCGGCGCCTCGGACGACCTGACCCGATTCCGGGACAAGATCCGCGTCCTCGGGTTCGCCACCGAGAAGCGGTTCCCCGGTTTCCCCGACGTCCCGACGCTGAAGGAGCAGGGGTTCGACATGGTGGAAGGGGTCGACCGCGGCATCGCCGTCCCGCCCAATACGCCGCCCAACGTGATCAAGACGCTGGAGGCGGCCTTCATGGACATCGCGCGAAGGCCGGAATTCCAGGAGGAGCAGCGCAAGGGCGGATTCATCCCGCTGGCGATGGGTCACGAAGAGGTGATGGAGTACATGAAGAAGATGACGGCCCTCTACACGGAGCTTGCGAAGGGGCTGAAGAAGTAG
- a CDS encoding substrate-binding domain-containing protein encodes MAGVSVAWIVPFFLGATLFPGPALAETVRISGTGGAIGGMRLLAEAFRKAEPGVDVVILPSLGSSGGIRAVLAGKFVRFVRSPGGKAILSRVGHVPLP; translated from the coding sequence ATGGCAGGCGTTTCGGTCGCATGGATCGTCCCGTTCTTCCTCGGGGCGACCCTGTTCCCTGGGCCCGCTCTCGCGGAAACGGTGCGGATCTCGGGCACGGGGGGAGCGATCGGGGGGATGAGGCTCCTCGCGGAGGCCTTCCGGAAAGCGGAGCCTGGCGTGGACGTGGTCATCCTGCCGAGCCTCGGGAGCAGCGGCGGCATCCGTGCGGTCCTCGCAGGGAAATTCGTCCGCTTCGTCCGGTCGCCGGGGGGGAAGGCCATCCTCTCGCGGGTCGGCCACGTGCCGCTGCCGTGA
- a CDS encoding ATP-binding protein, whose protein sequence is METQDRDLSRVIGCLAGIIAVVGALGLPTVHFAVGYQSMESALKVEAKVYSMEMNRIVAANPDMWEFETVRIMEVLERRLGGGEGDSRRILDGGGNRIAATVEPVPWPALLRSHPILESGRPVGAVEVSRTLRPLILRTGLFLLLGDLLGIVVYLVLWILPMAALRRALGQLAREKERAQITLRSIADGVITTDAEGNVEFMNRHAEGMTGWSREEAAGQPVREVFRVLDGRTGQELSDPLAERQADSRAGEQNVLVARGGTRRLIDDSAAAIPGGAGGTAGSIFVFRDVTVKVREEEELVKWQKLESLGTLAGGIAHDFNNFLAAILGNISLAKQILDPASKAVARLEAAERASDRAEELASKLLTFSKGGKPVRERISLESVVRESALLSVHGMPVRCEFGMAEDLWATDADAGQIGQAIGNLVINAAQAMPGGGTVRIRGANVIIGQGEMAYVNPGPYVKIEVADTGIGIPEKNLKRVFDPYFTTRENGAGLGLTTSYHIMKSHGGNLFVASEPGEGTTVSLYLPASTEIAPRVVEAEGETPGDGNLKVLVMDDEDLVRDMEIGMLEHLGCEARGARDGSEAIGMYRDAAMGGTPFDLVVMDLTVPGKMGGKEACARLLGMYPDARVIVCSGYSSDPVMSDHAAYGFRGILGKPFHLEELQRVLDRTLAHPPGRATG, encoded by the coding sequence ATGGAAACGCAGGACCGGGACCTGTCGCGTGTCATCGGGTGCCTTGCCGGGATCATCGCGGTCGTGGGGGCCCTGGGGCTGCCGACCGTCCATTTCGCCGTCGGTTACCAGTCCATGGAGTCGGCCCTGAAGGTGGAAGCGAAGGTGTACTCGATGGAAATGAACCGGATCGTCGCCGCGAACCCCGACATGTGGGAGTTCGAGACCGTCCGGATCATGGAAGTGCTCGAACGGCGCTTGGGGGGGGGCGAGGGCGATTCCCGGCGCATCCTCGACGGCGGCGGAAACCGGATCGCGGCGACGGTCGAACCCGTTCCCTGGCCTGCCCTCCTCCGGTCCCACCCGATCCTGGAATCCGGCCGGCCCGTCGGCGCCGTCGAGGTCAGCCGCACCCTCCGGCCACTGATATTGCGGACCGGCCTCTTTCTCCTGCTCGGCGACCTCCTCGGCATCGTCGTCTACCTGGTTCTGTGGATCCTCCCGATGGCGGCGCTGCGCAGGGCCCTCGGCCAGCTTGCCCGGGAGAAGGAGCGGGCGCAAATCACCCTCCGGTCGATCGCGGACGGGGTCATCACGACCGATGCGGAAGGGAACGTGGAGTTCATGAACCGGCACGCCGAGGGGATGACGGGCTGGAGCCGGGAAGAGGCTGCCGGCCAGCCGGTCCGGGAGGTGTTCCGCGTGCTCGACGGTCGCACGGGGCAGGAGTTATCGGATCCTCTGGCCGAGCGGCAGGCCGATTCGAGGGCCGGCGAGCAGAACGTGCTGGTCGCGCGGGGCGGAACCCGCCGGCTGATCGACGACAGCGCGGCCGCGATTCCGGGAGGTGCAGGGGGGACCGCCGGGTCGATCTTCGTCTTCCGGGACGTGACGGTGAAGGTCCGCGAGGAAGAGGAGCTGGTCAAGTGGCAGAAGCTGGAGTCCCTCGGGACCCTCGCCGGCGGCATCGCCCACGACTTCAACAATTTCCTCGCCGCGATCCTCGGGAACATCTCCCTGGCGAAGCAGATCCTGGACCCCGCCAGCAAGGCCGTCGCGAGGCTGGAAGCGGCGGAGAGGGCCTCCGACCGGGCCGAGGAGCTCGCCTCCAAGCTCCTCACCTTCTCGAAGGGGGGGAAGCCGGTCCGGGAGCGGATCTCCCTCGAGAGCGTCGTCCGGGAATCGGCCCTGCTGTCGGTCCACGGGATGCCGGTCCGGTGCGAGTTCGGGATGGCGGAGGATCTCTGGGCGACGGATGCCGACGCCGGGCAGATCGGCCAGGCGATCGGCAACCTGGTGATCAACGCGGCGCAGGCGATGCCCGGCGGCGGAACCGTCCGGATCCGGGGTGCGAACGTCATCATCGGGCAGGGGGAGATGGCGTACGTCAACCCCGGCCCGTACGTGAAGATCGAGGTGGCGGACACCGGTATCGGTATACCGGAGAAGAACCTGAAGCGGGTCTTCGACCCGTACTTCACCACCCGGGAAAACGGGGCGGGCCTGGGCCTCACGACGTCCTACCACATCATGAAGAGCCACGGGGGGAACCTGTTCGTCGCGTCGGAACCGGGAGAGGGGACCACGGTATCCCTTTACCTGCCGGCGTCGACGGAGATCGCGCCGCGCGTCGTGGAAGCGGAGGGGGAAACCCCCGGGGACGGGAATTTGAAGGTGCTCGTGATGGACGACGAGGACCTGGTCCGCGACATGGAGATCGGGATGCTGGAGCACCTGGGGTGCGAGGCGCGGGGGGCCCGGGACGGCAGCGAGGCGATCGGGATGTACAGGGACGCCGCCATGGGCGGGACGCCGTTCGACCTGGTCGTCATGGACCTCACCGTCCCGGGAAAGATGGGTGGGAAGGAGGCGTGCGCCCGCCTGCTGGGGATGTACCCGGACGCGAGGGTGATCGTCTGCAGCGGCTACTCCTCGGACCCGGTGATGTCCGACCACGCCGCCTACGGGTTCCGGGGGATCCTCGGGAAACCGTTCCACCTGGAAGAGCTGCAGCGGGTATTGGACCGAACGCTGGCGCATCCGCCGGGGAGGGCAACCGGCTAG
- a CDS encoding efflux RND transporter permease subunit, whose translation MKFTDLFIRRPVLALVVNLLIIIAGLQAIRTLNVRQYPRSENATVTVTTVYIGASANLVRGFITSPLERAIAAADGIEYMESKSTLGLSTISVRLRLNYDSTKALAEIGSKVDQVRRDLPPEAEVPVINIESADSRFASAYLSFSSDILKQNEITDYLVRVVQPRLSALPGVQRADILGARTFAMRLWLKPDRMAAFNISPAQVRQALAANNFLAALGRSKGEFIQIDLTADTNLSTVGEFRQLVVRERNGIVVRMGDIADVVLGAEDYDAEVRFSGKTATFMGIWPLPNANSLDVIKRVTTEMESIRRGLPSGLEARVAYDATNYISNAIREVLKTLGDTLLIVMVVIFLFLGSFRSVLIPVVAIPLSLIGGVFLMQAFGFTVNLLTLLAIVLSVGLVVDDAIVVLENIERHMRGGKTPVEAALVGARELVGPIIAMTVTLATVYLPIGLQGGLTGALFREFAFTLAGAVTISGIVALTLTPVMSARILKPGMEERGLAGKITRDFERLKNAYGRLLDATLAARPAVYAVWIAVSLAAVPMFIMSAKELAPVEDQGVIFGILDASANSTLDQNRIFSAEANRVFHSEPETDFTFQITFPNSGFGGMVVKPWDERKRDIFQILPGVQQKLQKIPGIRIFPTTPPALPGGGDFPVEFVLASTAETREILEFAQQLQVKAMQSGMFAFPPLIDVKIDQPQAEFVIDRDKVASLGLNLGEIAGDLGGMVGGNFVNRFDISGRSYKVIPQIRRIDRLNPEQLNDVHVTGPNGKLVPLSTFATVRDSVVPRSLNRFQQLNAVKISGVAVRPLDEALRFMEDEAAKILPTGYVIDYTGESRQLRTEGNRFLPAFNLAVILIFLALAAQFNSFRDPFVILAGSVPLAMFGALLFTFLKMPDPNVPFWTRGWTTTLNIYSQVGLVTLVGLVSKNGILIVEFANKLQIQGESKLAAVRQAAMIRLRPILMVSAATIAGHFPLTLVTGAGAAARNSIGLVLVGGMFIGTLFTLLVIPSIYMLIARDHGKDRERETAVAAADP comes from the coding sequence ATGAAATTCACCGACCTTTTTATCCGCCGCCCCGTCCTGGCCCTGGTGGTCAACCTGCTGATCATCATCGCCGGGCTCCAGGCGATCCGCACCCTGAACGTCCGGCAATACCCGCGCAGCGAGAACGCGACGGTGACCGTGACCACCGTGTACATCGGCGCAAGCGCGAACCTGGTGCGCGGCTTCATCACCTCGCCCCTGGAGCGCGCCATCGCCGCCGCCGACGGCATCGAGTACATGGAATCGAAGAGCACCCTCGGCCTCTCCACGATCAGCGTGCGCCTCCGGCTCAATTACGATTCCACCAAGGCCCTGGCCGAGATCGGCTCCAAGGTGGACCAGGTGCGCCGGGACCTCCCCCCGGAGGCGGAAGTCCCCGTCATCAACATCGAGTCGGCCGACAGCCGGTTCGCCTCGGCGTACCTGAGCTTCAGTTCCGACATCCTGAAGCAGAACGAGATCACCGACTACCTGGTGCGCGTCGTCCAGCCGCGCCTCTCCGCCCTCCCGGGAGTCCAGCGGGCCGATATCCTCGGCGCCCGCACCTTCGCCATGCGCCTCTGGCTCAAACCCGACCGGATGGCGGCGTTCAACATCAGCCCCGCGCAGGTACGGCAGGCCCTTGCGGCCAACAACTTCCTCGCTGCCCTCGGCCGGAGCAAGGGGGAGTTCATCCAGATCGACCTCACCGCCGACACCAATCTCAGCACGGTCGGCGAGTTCCGGCAACTGGTGGTGCGCGAGCGGAACGGGATCGTCGTCCGCATGGGCGACATCGCCGACGTGGTGCTGGGGGCGGAGGATTACGACGCCGAGGTCCGCTTTTCCGGGAAGACCGCGACCTTCATGGGGATCTGGCCGCTGCCGAACGCCAACTCCCTCGACGTGATCAAGCGGGTGACCACGGAGATGGAATCGATCCGGCGCGGCCTGCCGAGCGGCCTCGAGGCCCGCGTGGCCTACGACGCCACCAACTACATCTCGAACGCCATCCGGGAGGTGCTCAAGACCCTCGGCGACACGCTGCTGATCGTCATGGTCGTCATCTTCCTCTTCCTCGGCTCCTTCCGGTCGGTGCTGATCCCGGTGGTGGCGATCCCGTTGTCGCTGATCGGCGGCGTCTTCCTGATGCAGGCGTTCGGGTTCACCGTGAACCTCCTCACCCTCCTGGCCATCGTCCTCTCGGTCGGTCTCGTGGTCGACGACGCCATCGTGGTGCTGGAAAACATCGAGCGCCACATGCGCGGAGGGAAAACCCCGGTGGAGGCGGCCCTGGTCGGCGCCCGCGAACTGGTCGGGCCGATCATCGCCATGACCGTCACCCTGGCGACGGTCTACCTGCCGATCGGGTTGCAGGGGGGGCTGACCGGCGCGCTCTTCCGCGAGTTCGCCTTCACCCTGGCGGGAGCGGTCACGATCTCGGGGATCGTCGCCCTGACCCTGACGCCGGTCATGTCGGCCAGGATCTTAAAGCCGGGAATGGAGGAGCGCGGCCTGGCCGGCAAGATCACCCGCGATTTCGAACGGCTGAAGAACGCCTACGGCCGCCTTCTCGACGCCACGCTGGCGGCGCGTCCGGCGGTGTACGCGGTATGGATCGCGGTGTCCCTCGCCGCCGTGCCGATGTTCATCATGTCCGCCAAGGAGCTGGCGCCGGTCGAGGACCAGGGGGTCATCTTCGGCATTCTCGACGCGTCCGCCAATTCGACGCTCGACCAGAACCGCATCTTCTCCGCGGAGGCGAACCGGGTCTTCCACAGCGAACCGGAAACCGACTTCACCTTCCAGATCACCTTCCCGAACTCCGGGTTCGGCGGGATGGTCGTCAAGCCGTGGGACGAGCGCAAGAGGGACATCTTCCAGATCCTCCCCGGGGTCCAGCAGAAGCTGCAGAAGATCCCCGGGATCCGGATCTTCCCGACGACGCCGCCGGCCCTCCCCGGCGGCGGCGATTTCCCGGTGGAATTCGTCCTGGCGTCGACGGCGGAGACCAGGGAGATCCTTGAGTTCGCCCAGCAACTGCAGGTGAAGGCCATGCAGAGCGGGATGTTCGCCTTCCCCCCGCTGATCGACGTCAAGATCGACCAGCCCCAGGCCGAATTCGTCATCGACCGGGACAAGGTCGCCTCCCTGGGCCTCAACCTGGGAGAGATCGCCGGCGACCTGGGCGGCATGGTCGGCGGCAACTTCGTGAACCGCTTCGACATCTCGGGGCGAAGCTACAAGGTCATCCCCCAGATCCGGCGGATCGACCGTCTCAACCCCGAACAGCTCAACGACGTCCACGTCACCGGCCCGAACGGCAAACTGGTCCCTCTGAGCACCTTCGCCACCGTGCGGGATTCGGTCGTGCCCCGCTCGCTCAACCGCTTCCAGCAGTTGAACGCGGTCAAGATCAGCGGCGTCGCCGTCCGGCCGCTGGACGAGGCGTTGCGGTTCATGGAGGACGAAGCGGCGAAGATCCTGCCCACGGGCTACGTCATCGACTACACCGGCGAGTCCCGCCAGCTGCGCACCGAGGGGAACCGGTTCCTTCCGGCGTTCAACCTGGCCGTCATCCTGATCTTCCTGGCGCTGGCGGCGCAGTTCAACAGCTTCCGCGATCCGTTCGTCATCCTGGCGGGTTCGGTCCCGCTGGCCATGTTCGGCGCCCTTCTCTTCACGTTCCTGAAGATGCCGGACCCGAACGTCCCGTTCTGGACCCGCGGCTGGACCACCACGCTGAACATCTATTCGCAGGTCGGTCTGGTGACCCTTGTCGGGCTTGTGTCCAAGAACGGCATCCTGATCGTGGAATTCGCGAACAAATTGCAGATCCAGGGAGAATCGAAGCTGGCGGCCGTTCGGCAGGCGGCCATGATCCGCCTTCGGCCGATCCTCATGGTCAGCGCCGCCACCATCGCCGGCCACTTCCCGCTGACCCTGGTCACCGGCGCCGGCGCCGCCGCCCGGAATTCGATCGGCCTGGTGCTGGTCGGCGGAATGTTCATCGGCACCCTCTTCACCCTGCTCGTCATACCGTCCATCTACATGCTCATCGCCCGCGACCACGGGAAGGACCGTGAGCGTGAAACGGCGGTTGCCGCGGCGGATCCCTGA
- a CDS encoding efflux RND transporter periplasmic adaptor subunit, with product MKKRILFAVLGLVIVIALLAGVKALQIRTMVEHGKKAVLPPDTVTTVTARSESWETSLSAVGSLTAVQGVTVAAELPAKVVEIAFEPGAKVKRGDLLIRQDTSVEEAQLPGAEAQVTLTESVLARDVEMLKDKIISQADYDAAVAGHRQAMAQVEILRATIAKKTVRAPFGGRLGVRQVNLGQTLREGDPIVTLQSLDPIYVNFALPQQELSRLRVGLPVRVASDAFPGTAIDGRITTVNPLVDAETRNVQLQATVANAAETLRPGMFVNTAVGLPVRRNVVAIPATSVLYAPFGDSVFVVADDNVAKGGKALRQQFVRLGERRGDFIAVTDGLKEGETIVSTGVFKLRNGQPVVVDNRLAPEFRLAPKPTTE from the coding sequence ATGAAGAAGCGCATCCTGTTCGCCGTCCTCGGACTGGTGATCGTGATCGCCCTGCTCGCGGGGGTCAAAGCCCTGCAGATCCGGACGATGGTCGAGCACGGGAAGAAGGCCGTTCTCCCTCCGGACACGGTGACCACCGTTACGGCCCGCTCGGAATCCTGGGAGACCTCCCTGTCGGCCGTCGGGTCGCTGACCGCGGTCCAGGGGGTCACGGTGGCCGCCGAGCTGCCGGCGAAGGTCGTGGAGATCGCCTTCGAGCCGGGAGCGAAGGTGAAGCGGGGGGACCTGCTGATCCGCCAGGACACGAGCGTGGAAGAGGCCCAGCTCCCCGGCGCCGAAGCCCAGGTGACGCTGACGGAATCCGTCCTCGCCCGCGACGTCGAAATGCTGAAGGACAAGATCATTTCCCAGGCGGACTACGACGCCGCCGTCGCCGGCCACCGGCAGGCGATGGCCCAGGTGGAGATCCTCCGCGCCACCATCGCCAAGAAGACGGTCCGCGCGCCCTTCGGCGGCCGCCTGGGCGTCCGGCAGGTGAATCTCGGCCAGACCCTTCGGGAGGGCGATCCGATCGTGACGCTGCAGTCCCTCGATCCGATCTACGTCAACTTCGCCCTCCCCCAGCAGGAACTGTCCCGGCTGCGCGTCGGCCTCCCGGTGCGGGTCGCGAGCGACGCTTTTCCCGGCACGGCGATCGACGGTCGTATCACGACGGTGAACCCGCTGGTGGACGCCGAAACCCGCAACGTCCAGCTGCAGGCGACGGTGGCGAATGCGGCAGAAACGCTCCGCCCCGGGATGTTCGTCAACACGGCGGTCGGCCTGCCGGTCCGGAGAAATGTGGTCGCCATTCCGGCCACGTCCGTGCTCTACGCCCCCTTCGGCGACTCGGTCTTCGTCGTCGCCGACGACAATGTGGCGAAGGGGGGCAAGGCGTTGCGCCAGCAGTTCGTGCGGCTCGGCGAGAGGCGCGGCGACTTCATCGCCGTCACGGACGGGCTGAAGGAAGGGGAAACGATCGTCAGCACCGGCGTCTTCAAGCTGCGGAACGGCCAACCGGTGGTGGTGGACAACCGGCTCGCCCCCGAGTTCCGGCTCGCGCCGAAGCCGACGACCGAATGA